GCATCACTGTATCAGTATTACCTATTCCATGAGATAGTCTATATTGCATCTGTTTCTTCGGGAAAATGGCTGTGGCAATTGGAGGGGCCAATAGGCAGACCATATCTATCAGCCAAAGATGCAGACTCACCTTGAAACAAAATTGGACACAGTATAAAGGACCACAAGAAAATTATTCTATAATCCACTATTTAGAAAATAATTTACAACTTTATATATGTTAATCGCAATGTCATATAATGTCCACCACTCAGATCTCTTACTTCTAAGAGTTATCTAAATGAAATTACAAAGACTAAACATGATAGATATACATATAAACCTTACATCTAAATGAAATTACTTCTAATACCCGTGGATTTGCAGCATGAAGACCATGAAGTGTAACATCCTAGCAAGAAATCACTCGTAAATACAAATCACATACATAATCATCAATTAAATTATTCAGAAAATCTGTAAAAGGTTCTAAAAATCAAACTTGAACTATATCCTTCTTCTTCTAAACCTCTACTTTAGAAAGTATTAGGACGATGAGAATCTAATAAAGTTTTTAATAGAAAggttatttaacatgttaaatcaTTTTAATGATATACTTAACAAATATGTTGAAAATCAAATTGAAATAAAagaatttaacatgttaaaacaaTTTTTTTGGTTGAAAAAACTACGAATTATGAATATAAATCTTAAAATTATCATAATTATTTATATTCATGttaatataaataaaacataCAAGTAAATATTAGATAGATGATACCTTATAGTGATATCAAAGTTGTACTAGCaggttttcagatctgaaaacttaTAAGTTAATACTCCATAGATCTCAAACGAAATTGGTCGCGGCTAGGGTTCCGTAACAGTCTTCGGCGAGCAGATCTGAAAACCTGCAAATTATTACAACCTAGATCTTAGATACATGATGTCCATAACATTATATGAATGTATAAGCTATCCGAACATTCGTAAAGCATGGGAGTTAACggatttctttttcaaaacattaaaCTTACAGTTTCTGATAAATCTCAGCCTGAAATAAACAAAATCGACGGCGATTAGGGCTAAAAAGTGTTCTCCGGCGATCTAGACAATGGTTTCCGATGACCTAATCTGGCGACGGTGGTTAAAAGCTCTCAGATGTGTTCTCCGGCGACCTACTCCGGTGACGACGGTTGAGATCTACGTAATGCTCTCCACTCTCCAGGGACctgattctaacttttcaaaaattcCAAATATGCCCCTCCATGTTTTTTAAGCCTTCACAAATGTAATCTAATCTTAACCATTGATTAACTTAATCCAAGGGTTTCTAAGGGGGTTCCCCAGTTCCCCACTTTTTTTGTGTTCCCCattgaacctcacactatatatatacacactatctatatctatactactttaataagcatataggaaTGGGCAAGAATGGTCATTTACCATTGTACAAGCATTTCAAGCACATTATACAACCATTTTAAGCATAAAAGTGTTGAAAATTTTCAACACCCATGTACACCTCTTTTGTGTTAATGGGCGGttcttttgaattttgaattagTCTACTGCTGGAGCCAATTTTCTCGATTGAAACATTCCCCAAAGTCTTTTCATCATAATTACTCTGCACCTTCACATATCCCCACCATTGCTTTGCTGAGCTTTTTTGTCACttgcagagagagagagagatagaggatAAGGAGAAAAGAGAGAGCTCAACCCTAATTCCTTTTGTCGCCACTTCTCCACTGATGACACCACCGGTGCCGTCGAAACCATCTCCTCCTCTGATAGAGCTTATGATCTTGGTAAGTTACGATTCTTTATTTTCCGCATATGATTTTGCTTTGTCGATTTTATGAGGGTGCCTTCTGATTCATCTTTGATTTTATAATTCTATAAATTGTTTCAAGGATTTGTTATTTAGTTCTGGCTGGAATCCGAGTCGATCATTCACAACTACTATGGCGTCTTCTAGGGTTTCATCAAAAGTCCAAATCTAGCAAATCCGTTGGGTCCATCACTAAAGGTAAACTCTCCAACCTCAACTAACTATGTTCTTTTGAGTATTGATGTTTCACTCCTTCAAATTAAGCACTTCGGTCAGATCTGCTACAATGAGCTTTTCTCCGTCTCTAATTTCTCAACAAACGACGATGTAGCGAAGTTTCTTCAGAGATGAGATGATTCTGGCTGGAAGTCGAGTCGATCAGAGACAATGGATGCTCTCGGGTTTCTGAAGGTTTTATGATCTCTGTTGTGTATGCTGCTGGTAATCATTTGCGTAAACTTGACGCCATTGTTGAGGCTGTGTGTATacataaattattttattttcttttgctTCCTGAAAACTGTTGTTGACACTTTTGGTAAGATCTAACATTGTCTatgtgtgtgatttttgtttttgttttgcaGCCTATGGTGGCAACTGTATTTCGTGAAGAAATTGTTACTGAAAGGTATATTTACTTTTTATGATCCAAGATGAAATATATAGATTGAAACATACTGTTGGAAGGGTGATATGTTTGGTGGTAGAGAGTGGATAGATGCAGAGGTGTTTATAAGTATATTTATGTTCTTGACACAAATAACATGTTCTTTTATTCACACTTTGACCTCTAAAACGGTTAAACATTATGAGTGAACTTTAATATATATGCTTTAGAATAAGATTGTAAGTATGACACATTGTCTTCAAAAATctgaattaaataaattaatGTTGCAAGATTGGCATGAATTAGGAGAGGAAATGGTGCTTTCCTTAACGGAAATCCTATCAAAGGTAAGTATACTTCTTAATCGGCATGCATTAGGTTGATAATATGTTCATGCTAAGGGCTTCTGATGGTTGCTTATTTTTTTTACCACAATTGCAGTATCTTCACTCTGAACTGGTGAAGTGTCTCGTTACCATAGAGGTAACTTTTAACTTGCTTAGTGCATTCATTTGGTTGAACCATGTATGTTATGTTATGATATTCCTATAATAATACATATACATTGATTAATGTCAAAGTGCAGGCTGGAACAAAGCGTGATAAGGCCACTCTGGATGCCACTACAAATAGAATCAATAGCCGACTTCACAAGGTAAAACCAGAACAATTTGCCTTCCTTTGAGATTTTAAATGAGTGACAACTGACTTCAAGTCTCATGTTTCTTATGTAATCAGGTAAGATCAATCAGGATGGGTGGCTCCTATGCATTGGGTCTCTGTGGGGTTGCATGTGGAAGGAATGATCTATTTATGAGATCGGCATTGGTGGTCTTTGGTATGGAACTCCTTTTTTGTTTTTCCGTTTATTGAAATGGCAATTTTAACCAGTTCGTGTCGAAAGGGTAGATTCCGGTTATGTTTTATCTCCAACGGGTCAATTGGGTAAAATAAAAAATGTGTATCTAAAACGGAAGTCAGTCAAATGGCTCAAGAGTCGCTCAAAATGTATTTTCATTTTTTGATGCATAAGGTCCTAAATCGTCTTTTAAAAGAGATCAGATAGTTAttgaaataatatatttttgcaaTCATATTTTCATATTTGACAccaattatttttataaaatttttatgTTCTTTGACAAAGGTGTTTCAGGTCAACCCCATCCATACAACAAAGAAAAACCCTTTTGACCAATAACTCAACTAACTCATTTTGACACATCTAACATTTGTCCTTTTACATTGCTATGGGGTTCTTGGTCTTGTCTATAGGGATGTTGCGGCGGCGGTTGTGATTGTTAAAGAAGCCGGTGGAGTCATCTTTGATCCGTAAGAATACAATAATAATACAACGTTGCACCTTATGAAAGGGTTGTTTGTCAAACTGGTCTTCGGGTTGGTATAAA
The sequence above is drawn from the Helianthus annuus cultivar XRQ/B chromosome 12, HanXRQr2.0-SUNRISE, whole genome shotgun sequence genome and encodes:
- the LOC110894801 gene encoding uncharacterized protein LOC110894801, with translation MLLVIICVNLTPLLRLLWWQLYFVKKLLLKDWHELGEEMVLSLTEILSKYLHSELVKCLVTIEAGTKRDKATLDATTNRINSRLHKVRSIRMGGSYALGLCGVACGRNDLFMRSALVVFGMLRRRL